The following coding sequences lie in one Sphingomonas sp. M1-B02 genomic window:
- the lepB gene encoding signal peptidase I, which produces MENAPPAEAEKPATDAPKPYSVGTATEKPKSEWRDLGTFLLKLAIIVFIVRSFIFSPFSIPSESMLPRLLIGDYLFITKWNYGYSKHSLPFSLPLIPGRIFPGTPERGDVVVFKAPPADNTDWIKRVIGLPGDTVQMVAGQLVLNGKPVPKQRVAQFILPITPNFERCDPQFLSADAQGKPVCSIPRFRETLPNGKTYDVLDQRMLPKDNTGVYTVPAGHVFLMGDNRDNSTDSRFSHDEGGIEFVPLENIQGKAVVSFWSTDGSANWLLPWTWFTAARWERLGEGF; this is translated from the coding sequence ATGGAAAATGCGCCCCCCGCCGAAGCCGAAAAGCCGGCAACCGACGCCCCCAAGCCCTATTCGGTGGGGACCGCGACGGAAAAGCCCAAGTCCGAATGGCGCGATCTGGGCACCTTCCTGCTCAAGCTGGCGATCATCGTCTTCATCGTGCGCAGCTTCATCTTCTCGCCTTTCTCGATTCCCAGCGAGTCGATGCTGCCGCGGCTGCTGATCGGCGACTATCTGTTCATCACCAAATGGAACTATGGCTATTCGAAACACTCGCTGCCGTTCAGCCTGCCGCTGATCCCGGGGCGCATCTTCCCCGGCACACCCGAGCGCGGCGACGTCGTCGTGTTCAAGGCGCCTCCGGCCGACAATACCGATTGGATCAAGCGCGTGATCGGCCTCCCCGGCGACACCGTCCAGATGGTCGCCGGCCAGCTTGTCCTCAACGGCAAGCCCGTCCCCAAGCAGCGCGTCGCCCAGTTCATCCTGCCGATCACCCCCAATTTCGAACGCTGCGATCCGCAGTTCCTCTCTGCCGACGCGCAGGGCAAACCGGTCTGCAGCATCCCCCGCTTCCGCGAGACGCTGCCCAACGGCAAGACCTATGACGTGCTCGATCAGCGCATGCTGCCCAAGGACAATACCGGCGTATATACCGTCCCCGCCGGCCACGTCTTTCTGATGGGCGACAATCGCGACAATTCGACCGACAGCCGATTCAGCCATGACGAGGGCGGGATCGAGTTCGTGCCGCTGGAGAATATCCAGGGCAAGGCGGTGGTCAGCTTCTGGTCGACCGACGGCAGCGCCAACTGGCTGCTCCCTTGGACTTGGTTCACCGCGGCGCGCTGGGAACGGCTTGGAGAAGGCTTCTGA
- the rnc gene encoding ribonuclease III translates to MTAPSLGEWIAKTFGRTPANLSAYERALTHGSQAAANYERLEFLGDRVLGLVIAEWLFQHFPGEPEGALSRRLNALVTGPVCADVARRLGVVPHLRLGKQAREDGAADSDNVLGDVMEALIGAYYLEYGLEAARTFVRSAWEPLIDVHSQAPKHPKSELQEWAAAHNRRPPEYAILDRSGPNHAPRFKVKVSIGKLAEASAEGTSKQEAETAAAAALLAKLAKLAKLAKLAK, encoded by the coding sequence CTGACCGCCCCGTCGCTGGGAGAGTGGATCGCCAAGACCTTCGGCCGGACGCCTGCCAATCTCTCCGCTTATGAGCGCGCGCTGACGCATGGCAGCCAGGCCGCAGCCAATTACGAGCGGCTCGAATTTCTCGGCGACCGCGTGCTTGGCCTCGTCATCGCCGAATGGCTGTTCCAGCATTTCCCCGGCGAGCCCGAAGGCGCGCTTTCGCGCCGCCTGAACGCACTGGTGACCGGTCCGGTCTGCGCGGACGTCGCCCGCCGGCTGGGCGTGGTCCCGCACCTGCGCCTGGGCAAGCAAGCGCGCGAGGACGGCGCCGCTGACAGCGACAATGTTCTCGGCGACGTGATGGAGGCGTTGATCGGCGCTTATTATCTCGAATATGGCCTGGAGGCCGCGCGCACTTTCGTCCGCTCGGCGTGGGAGCCTCTGATCGACGTCCACAGCCAGGCGCCCAAGCATCCCAAGTCCGAGCTGCAGGAATGGGCCGCCGCCCACAACCGCCGCCCCCCCGAATATGCGATCCTCGACCGCTCCGGCCCCAACCACGCGCCGCGCTTCAAGGTGAAGGTCAGCATCGGCAAGCTCGCGGAGGCCAGCGCAGAGGGCACGAGCAAGCAGGAAGCGGAAACCGCGGCCGCGGCAGCGCTGCTGGCGAAGCTGGCGAAGCTGGCGAAGCTGGCGAAGCTGGCGAAATAG
- the era gene encoding GTPase Era, with translation MTETPTPNQHCGLVAIVGAPNAGKSTLVNALVGQKVAIVSPKAQTTRARLMGLAIEDRTQLLLVDTPGIFTPARRLDRAMVAAAWEGAEGADVIALVVDGKAGTGAKVRAILESLAKRPEPKILVLNKVDIADKPRLLGHAAKLNEALAFDETYFVSAATGDGVPEFKAAIAARMPEGPWHFPEDQVSDATERMIAAEVTREQLYLQLHAELPYASAVETEKYSERPDGSVEIHQQILVERNTQRAIVLGKGGTRLKEIGSRARAELSRITGVPVHLYLHVKVNPKWEDDRSLYREIGLDWVE, from the coding sequence ATGACCGAAACCCCGACCCCCAACCAACATTGCGGCCTCGTCGCCATCGTCGGTGCCCCCAATGCCGGCAAGTCCACCCTCGTCAACGCGCTCGTCGGCCAGAAGGTGGCGATCGTCAGCCCCAAGGCGCAGACCACCCGCGCCCGGCTGATGGGCCTCGCGATCGAGGACCGGACCCAGCTCCTGCTGGTCGACACACCAGGCATCTTCACCCCGGCCCGCCGGCTCGATCGGGCGATGGTCGCCGCCGCCTGGGAAGGCGCGGAGGGCGCCGACGTCATTGCGCTGGTGGTTGACGGCAAGGCCGGGACAGGTGCGAAGGTCCGCGCGATCCTCGAAAGCCTCGCCAAGCGCCCCGAGCCCAAGATCCTCGTCCTCAACAAGGTCGACATCGCCGACAAACCGCGTCTGCTCGGCCACGCCGCCAAACTCAACGAGGCGCTCGCCTTCGACGAAACCTATTTCGTCAGCGCCGCCACCGGCGACGGGGTGCCCGAGTTCAAGGCCGCGATCGCCGCGCGCATGCCCGAGGGTCCCTGGCACTTCCCCGAGGACCAGGTCTCCGATGCCACCGAGCGGATGATCGCCGCCGAAGTGACGCGGGAACAGCTCTACCTCCAGCTCCACGCCGAGTTGCCGTACGCGAGCGCCGTCGAAACCGAGAAATATAGCGAGCGCCCCGACGGATCGGTCGAAATCCACCAGCAGATCCTGGTCGAGCGCAATACCCAGCGCGCGATCGTGCTCGGCAAGGGCGGCACCCGCCTCAAGGAAATAGGCAGTCGCGCCCGCGCCGAACTCAGCCGCATCACCGGCGTGCCCGTGCACCTCTATCTGCACGTCAAGGTGAACCCCAAATGGGAGGACGATCGCTCGCTCTATCGCGAGATCGGTCTCGATTGGGTCGAATAA
- a CDS encoding NAD-dependent deacylase — MRDIHNILILTGAGISAESGVATFRGPGGLWEGHRVEDVCTPEALERDRAQVHRFYDARREQLAAVEPNAAHRALARLDAEWAGDLLLVTQNVDDLHERAGSKRLLHMHGELKSALCARCEARQPWEAALPPGHICPACGASALRPDIVFFGEMPYRMDVIEQALAKADLFVSIGTSGAVYPAAGFVQTARYHGAATLELNLDPSEGSLWFAESRMGPAGTLVPAWVDELLG; from the coding sequence ATGCGCGATATCCACAATATCCTGATCCTCACCGGCGCCGGCATATCGGCGGAAAGCGGCGTGGCGACCTTTCGCGGGCCGGGCGGGCTGTGGGAAGGGCACCGCGTCGAGGATGTCTGCACTCCTGAAGCACTGGAGCGAGATCGTGCACAGGTGCACCGCTTCTATGACGCGCGGCGCGAGCAACTGGCTGCGGTGGAGCCCAATGCGGCGCATCGGGCGCTGGCCCGGCTCGACGCAGAATGGGCGGGCGACTTGTTGCTGGTGACGCAGAATGTCGACGATCTCCACGAACGCGCGGGTTCGAAGCGGCTGCTGCACATGCATGGCGAGTTGAAGTCGGCGCTTTGCGCACGGTGCGAGGCGCGCCAGCCCTGGGAGGCCGCGCTGCCGCCGGGGCACATCTGCCCGGCATGTGGGGCGTCGGCGCTACGGCCGGACATCGTCTTCTTCGGCGAGATGCCGTACCGGATGGACGTGATCGAGCAGGCGCTCGCGAAGGCCGACCTGTTCGTCTCGATCGGGACGTCCGGGGCGGTCTACCCGGCCGCAGGATTCGTCCAGACCGCGCGCTACCACGGTGCCGCGACACTGGAGCTCAACCTCGACCCTTCCGAGGGCAGCCTGTGGTTCGCCGAAAGCCGAATGGGGCCGGCGGGGACGCTGGTGCCGGCCTGGGTAGACGAGCTGCTGGGCTAG
- the dapB gene encoding 4-hydroxy-tetrahydrodipicolinate reductase: MTSIGIFGSMGRMGQAIVAVAPQLGAQIAGGCDQGDDTAELARKADVLVDFSAPAALEAHLAAARAAWTPIMIGTTGLSERHHALITQAAGEIPVLQTGNTSMGIALLARLVREAAARLGPDWDIEIVEMHHRNKADAPSGTALMLGEAAAHGIGTTLSAAAVTDRAGLTGPRADGTIGMASLRGGSVVGDHSVVFATAGERIELIHRADDRAIFARGAVRGALWLKDQQPGRYTMDQVLGM; encoded by the coding sequence ATGACCAGCATCGGAATCTTCGGCAGCATGGGCCGGATGGGACAGGCCATCGTCGCCGTCGCCCCGCAACTCGGCGCGCAGATTGCCGGGGGTTGCGATCAGGGCGACGACACTGCCGAGCTGGCGCGCAAGGCCGATGTTCTCGTCGACTTCTCGGCCCCAGCGGCGCTCGAGGCGCATCTCGCCGCCGCACGCGCCGCGTGGACCCCGATCATGATCGGCACCACCGGGCTCAGCGAAAGGCACCACGCGCTGATCACCCAGGCCGCGGGCGAAATTCCCGTCCTCCAGACCGGCAATACCTCGATGGGCATCGCGTTGCTCGCTCGCCTCGTGCGCGAGGCCGCCGCCCGGCTCGGCCCCGATTGGGATATCGAGATTGTCGAGATGCACCATCGCAACAAGGCCGACGCGCCTTCGGGCACTGCCCTGATGTTAGGCGAAGCTGCCGCGCACGGCATCGGCACCACGCTGTCCGCCGCCGCCGTCACCGATCGTGCGGGGCTCACCGGGCCGCGCGCCGACGGCACGATCGGCATGGCCAGCCTGCGCGGCGGCTCGGTCGTCGGCGATCACAGCGTGGTGTTCGCCACCGCGGGCGAGCGGATCGAACTCATCCACCGCGCCGACGATCGCGCGATCTTCGCGCGCGGCGCGGTTCGGGGCGCGCTCTGGCTCAAGGATCAGCAGCCCGGTCGCTACACGATGGACCAGGTCCTCGGCATGTGA
- the nth gene encoding endonuclease III: MKKAAIIEFFARLAADNPHPETELESVNDYTLLVAVVLSAQATDAGVNKATRRLFAEVDTPEKMVALGEEGLKRHIRTIGLFNTKAKNVIGLSEALIRDHGGKVPANRDALEKLPGVGRKTANVVMNVAFGAETFAVDTHIFRIGNRTRLAPGKTPLAVELKLEKAVPRPFRLHAHHWLILHGRYVCKARTPECWRCIVADLCPYQPKTPPPSAR; encoded by the coding sequence GTGAAGAAGGCCGCCATAATCGAATTCTTCGCCCGCCTGGCCGCGGACAATCCCCACCCCGAGACCGAACTCGAATCGGTCAACGATTACACCCTGCTCGTCGCCGTCGTCCTTTCGGCCCAGGCGACCGACGCCGGCGTCAACAAGGCCACCCGCCGACTGTTCGCCGAGGTCGACACCCCCGAAAAGATGGTCGCGCTGGGCGAAGAAGGGCTCAAGCGGCACATCAGGACGATCGGCCTGTTCAACACCAAGGCAAAGAATGTCATCGGCCTGTCCGAAGCGCTGATCCGCGATCATGGCGGCAAGGTGCCCGCCAACCGCGACGCTCTCGAAAAGCTGCCCGGCGTCGGCCGCAAGACCGCCAATGTCGTGATGAATGTCGCTTTCGGCGCCGAGACCTTCGCAGTCGACACCCATATTTTCCGCATCGGCAACCGCACCCGGCTCGCTCCCGGCAAGACCCCGCTTGCGGTCGAACTGAAGCTCGAGAAGGCCGTCCCCCGGCCCTTCCGGCTGCACGCGCACCATTGGCTGATCCTGCACGGCCGCTATGTCTGCAAGGCACGCACCCCCGAATGTTGGCGCTGCATCGTCGCCGACCTCTGCCCCTATCAACCCAAGACCCCGCCGCCCTCCGCCCGCTAA
- a CDS encoding dipeptidase: protein MTQFSAPLTYAEAHIDDSLDRLFALMRVPSISTDPAYAQHCQHAAQLLSDELTALGFTARVASTPGHPMVVAHHEGEGPHVLFYGHYDVQPVDPLELWKRDPFDPVLETRADGSKAIVGRGASDDKGQLRTFIEACRAWKEAEGRLPVRVTILFEGEEESGSDSLEPFLHAHVEELKADFALICDTSMWDRETPGLTIGLRGMAGGQVTIHGPSRDLHSGLYGGPARNPIQLLTQILGDLKDDQGRVTLPGFYDGVAPIDAEVQASWDALGFDSKAFLADVGLSVSAGEAGFGVLEQSWARPTAEINGIWGGYTGEGFKTVIPAQAHAKISFRLVGDQDPDQVWAAFEEHVRAHLPADCTAEFKPRAGSRAISLASDSPPLAATRRALEAEWGKSALLASGGSIPVVNSIRSILEMDSVMVGFALNDDNIHSPNEKYDLNSFHKGIRSWVRILGQLGELR from the coding sequence ATGACCCAATTCTCTGCCCCGCTCACCTATGCAGAAGCCCATATTGACGACAGTCTCGACCGGCTGTTCGCGCTGATGCGCGTGCCTTCGATCTCGACTGACCCGGCCTATGCCCAGCATTGCCAGCACGCCGCTCAGCTTCTCAGTGACGAACTCACCGCGCTGGGCTTCACCGCCCGCGTCGCGTCCACGCCGGGCCACCCGATGGTCGTCGCGCATCATGAGGGCGAAGGACCGCACGTCCTCTTTTACGGCCATTACGACGTGCAGCCGGTCGACCCGCTCGAGCTCTGGAAACGCGATCCGTTCGATCCGGTGCTGGAAACCCGCGCGGACGGCAGCAAGGCGATCGTCGGCCGCGGCGCATCCGACGACAAGGGCCAGCTGCGCACCTTCATCGAGGCGTGTCGCGCCTGGAAGGAGGCAGAAGGCAGGCTTCCGGTACGCGTCACCATACTGTTTGAAGGCGAGGAGGAATCGGGCTCCGACAGCCTCGAGCCCTTTCTTCATGCGCATGTGGAGGAACTCAAGGCCGATTTCGCACTCATCTGCGACACGTCGATGTGGGACCGAGAGACGCCTGGCCTGACGATCGGCCTGCGCGGCATGGCCGGTGGTCAGGTCACGATCCATGGCCCCTCGCGCGATCTCCACTCGGGCCTGTATGGCGGGCCGGCGCGCAATCCGATCCAGCTGCTGACGCAGATTCTAGGCGATCTGAAGGACGATCAGGGCCGAGTCACCCTGCCCGGTTTCTATGACGGCGTCGCGCCGATCGACGCCGAGGTGCAGGCCTCGTGGGATGCCCTCGGCTTCGATTCCAAGGCGTTCCTCGCCGATGTCGGCCTAAGCGTTTCCGCAGGCGAAGCCGGCTTCGGCGTGCTCGAACAGAGCTGGGCCAGGCCGACCGCCGAGATCAATGGCATCTGGGGCGGCTATACCGGCGAGGGGTTCAAGACCGTGATCCCGGCCCAGGCACATGCCAAAATCAGCTTCCGTCTCGTCGGCGATCAGGATCCCGATCAGGTCTGGGCCGCATTCGAAGAGCATGTCCGCGCGCATTTGCCCGCCGATTGCACCGCAGAGTTTAAGCCCCGCGCCGGGTCGCGCGCGATCAGCCTCGCGAGCGACAGCCCGCCGCTCGCCGCTACGCGCCGCGCGCTCGAGGCCGAATGGGGCAAGTCGGCCTTGCTCGCGAGCGGCGGATCGATCCCGGTGGTCAATTCGATCCGCTCGATCCTGGAAATGGACAGCGTGATGGTCGGCTTCGCGCTCAACGACGACAATATTCACTCGCCCAACGAGAAATATGATCTCAACAGCTTCCACAAAGGCATCCGCTCCTGGGTGCGGATCCTCGGTCAGCTAGGCGAGCTGCGGTGA
- the pdeM gene encoding ligase-associated DNA damage response endonuclease PdeM has translation MVPLSFAGHEFAALVQGALYWPARRALLVADLHFEKGSWFASKGQMLPPYDSIATLTELTALVERTAPIELWCLGDSFHDSAGCERLPAKARAMLTALTGRLDWRWITGNHDAALVDHCGGTIVDEAEVGGLVLRHEAEPGELRPELSGHFHPKLRISVRGRQVARRCFIATESKLILPAFGALTGGLDAGHPEIVRAVGRNAQALVALEDRLLRFPVAA, from the coding sequence ATGGTTCCCCTTTCGTTCGCAGGCCACGAATTTGCCGCCTTGGTGCAGGGTGCGCTCTATTGGCCCGCGCGTCGCGCCCTGTTGGTGGCGGATCTGCACTTCGAGAAGGGCAGCTGGTTCGCCAGCAAGGGCCAGATGCTGCCACCCTACGATTCGATCGCGACGCTCACCGAGCTTACCGCTTTGGTCGAACGCACCGCGCCGATCGAACTATGGTGCCTGGGCGATAGCTTCCACGATTCGGCCGGCTGCGAACGGCTTCCGGCCAAGGCCCGGGCGATGCTGACGGCGCTGACCGGCCGACTCGATTGGCGCTGGATCACCGGCAACCATGATGCAGCTTTGGTCGACCATTGCGGCGGCACGATCGTCGACGAAGCCGAGGTGGGCGGGCTGGTACTGCGCCACGAAGCCGAACCCGGCGAGCTTCGGCCAGAGCTTTCCGGCCATTTCCATCCGAAGCTGCGGATCAGCGTGCGCGGTCGGCAAGTAGCGCGGCGCTGCTTCATCGCGACCGAGAGCAAGCTGATCCTGCCCGCATTCGGCGCGCTGACCGGCGGGCTCGATGCCGGCCATCCCGAAATCGTCCGCGCGGTGGGGCGCAATGCGCAGGCGCTGGTGGCGCTCGAGGATCGGCTGTTGCGCTTTCCCGTCGCGGCCTGA
- a CDS encoding GIN domain-containing protein — protein sequence MRLLALLPMLTIGATSPVDERRFMISGFDQLRVDGPFEVEVVPGSPGAVATGSRVSLDQVSVRVDGGTMVVSTGPLGWETRGKSTDWAPRVRVSVRALRAVRITGGARVRVAEMRGGRVDMSLNGTGTLDVGSIQADDFTASLAGFGKMTLAGITARGRVRNYGEGSIDAAGLSVGDANLFSQSTGDLRIAVRFTARAVALGKGAIRIDGKPECRVSGSGPIECEGTVRRN from the coding sequence ATGCGCTTGCTGGCCCTCCTTCCTATGCTCACGATCGGCGCGACTTCGCCGGTCGACGAACGCCGTTTCATGATCTCGGGCTTCGATCAGCTACGCGTTGATGGGCCTTTCGAAGTCGAGGTCGTCCCCGGCTCGCCGGGCGCGGTGGCCACTGGCAGCCGCGTCTCGCTCGATCAGGTGTCGGTCCGAGTCGATGGCGGTACGATGGTGGTGAGTACCGGCCCATTGGGCTGGGAAACGCGCGGCAAATCGACCGACTGGGCGCCCAGGGTACGCGTATCGGTGCGCGCGCTGCGTGCGGTGCGCATCACCGGCGGCGCCCGCGTCCGTGTGGCGGAGATGCGGGGGGGGCGAGTGGACATGTCGCTCAACGGCACCGGAACGCTCGATGTGGGCTCGATCCAGGCGGACGACTTCACCGCGAGCCTGGCGGGCTTCGGAAAGATGACGCTAGCTGGCATCACCGCGCGTGGACGCGTCCGCAATTATGGCGAGGGCAGCATCGATGCCGCGGGCCTGTCGGTGGGCGATGCCAATCTTTTCTCGCAGAGCACGGGCGATCTGCGGATCGCGGTGCGCTTCACCGCGCGGGCTGTCGCGCTGGGCAAGGGAGCGATCCGGATCGACGGCAAACCCGAATGCCGGGTGAGCGGCTCCGGCCCGATCGAATGCGAGGGGACGGTCCGCCGGAACTGA
- a CDS encoding head GIN domain-containing protein, translated as MRLLLIAAILPLAACQSSWEKEGQAAEVRGSGATRSFAASGFTGIALQGSDDVDVKIGATFSVTAEGAPETLDQLDIRIVDGTLRVGRKQSEGKEVDDDKGARVHVVMPRLTSASVGGSGDLSVDKAEGEFSGAVAGSGNLRIGQLSAGAATLSVAGSGDLNVSGTTSKLSASIAGSGDIDAKGLTATSADISIAGSGNLSGTVRGPASISILGSGDVELGGGARCSTSALGTGEARCS; from the coding sequence ATGCGCCTGTTGCTGATTGCCGCGATACTGCCGCTGGCAGCCTGTCAGTCGAGCTGGGAGAAGGAGGGCCAGGCGGCCGAGGTGCGCGGAAGCGGCGCCACCCGCAGCTTTGCGGCCAGCGGCTTCACCGGGATTGCGCTGCAGGGTTCAGACGATGTCGACGTGAAGATCGGCGCCACCTTTTCGGTCACCGCGGAGGGCGCCCCGGAAACGCTCGACCAGCTCGACATCCGCATCGTGGACGGAACGTTGCGGGTCGGTCGCAAGCAGAGTGAGGGTAAAGAGGTTGACGATGACAAGGGCGCGCGCGTCCATGTCGTGATGCCGCGGCTGACTTCGGCCAGTGTCGGCGGGTCGGGCGATCTGAGCGTAGACAAGGCCGAGGGCGAATTCAGCGGCGCGGTTGCCGGTTCGGGCAATTTGCGGATCGGTCAGCTTAGCGCGGGCGCCGCTACGCTTTCCGTCGCGGGTTCGGGAGACCTCAATGTCTCGGGAACGACAAGCAAGCTTTCGGCGTCGATCGCCGGATCGGGCGACATCGACGCCAAGGGGCTGACCGCCACAAGCGCCGATATCTCGATTGCCGGATCGGGCAATCTGAGCGGCACGGTTCGCGGCCCCGCCTCGATTTCGATCCTGGGCTCGGGCGATGTCGAACTTGGCGGCGGCGCCAGATGTTCGACCAGCGCGCTCGGCACGGGCGAGGCGCGCTGCAGCTAA
- a CDS encoding CarD family transcriptional regulator, translating into MAAKALSFDVGDYVVYPKHGVGRVIELQKQEIAGMQLELYVLRFEKEKMTLRVPTNKAESVGMRKLSSDKTLREALETLKGKPRVKRTMWSRRAQEYEAKINSGDLVSIAEVVRDLFRAEDQPEQSYSERQIFEAAASRLARELAAMEQIDEPAALVKIVDILKVSAAIWNKDKVPA; encoded by the coding sequence ATGGCTGCAAAGGCGCTGTCCTTCGACGTCGGCGATTATGTCGTTTACCCCAAGCACGGCGTGGGCCGTGTGATCGAACTTCAGAAACAGGAAATCGCGGGTATGCAGCTCGAGCTGTACGTCCTGCGCTTCGAAAAAGAGAAGATGACGCTACGCGTTCCGACCAACAAGGCGGAAAGCGTCGGCATGCGCAAACTCTCCAGCGACAAGACGCTGCGCGAGGCGCTCGAGACGCTGAAGGGCAAGCCCCGCGTCAAGCGCACCATGTGGTCGCGCCGCGCGCAGGAATATGAGGCCAAGATCAATTCGGGCGACCTAGTGTCGATCGCCGAAGTGGTCCGCGACCTGTTCCGCGCCGAGGACCAGCCCGAGCAGAGCTATTCGGAGCGCCAGATCTTCGAGGCCGCGGCATCGCGCCTCGCCCGCGAGTTGGCCGCGATGGAACAGATCGACGAGCCGGCGGCGCTGGTGAAGATCGTCGACATCCTCAAAGTGTCGGCAGCGATCTGGAACAAGGACAAGGTCCCGGCATAA
- the fdxA gene encoding ferredoxin FdxA: MTYVVTDACIRCKYMDCVEVCPVDCFYEGENMLVINPSECIDCGVCEPECPAEAILPDTENGLEKWLELNKTYSEEWPNITQKGDAPADADAHKGEEGKFEKFFSAAPGTGS; encoded by the coding sequence ATGACCTATGTCGTCACCGACGCCTGCATCCGCTGCAAATATATGGACTGCGTCGAAGTGTGTCCGGTCGACTGCTTCTACGAGGGCGAGAATATGCTCGTGATCAATCCCAGCGAGTGCATCGATTGCGGCGTCTGCGAGCCCGAATGCCCGGCCGAAGCGATTTTGCCCGATACCGAGAACGGCCTCGAAAAGTGGCTCGAACTCAACAAGACCTATTCGGAGGAATGGCCCAACATCACCCAGAAGGGCGATGCGCCCGCCGATGCCGACGCGCATAAGGGCGAGGAAGGCAAGTTCGAGAAGTTCTTCTCGGCGGCCCCCGGCACCGGGAGCTGA
- a CDS encoding RNA-binding S4 domain-containing protein, protein MAEGASIRLDRFLWFARIAKTRSAAQAIAEKGTLRLDGRRIERAAAPVRVGCILVFPLYGQVRALRVEALPSRRGPPAEAATLYTPLEIQRPNPVDGIESGA, encoded by the coding sequence ATGGCTGAGGGGGCGAGCATCCGGCTCGACCGCTTCCTGTGGTTCGCGCGGATCGCCAAGACGCGCAGCGCCGCGCAGGCGATCGCCGAGAAGGGCACGCTGCGCCTCGATGGCCGCCGGATCGAGCGCGCCGCGGCGCCGGTTCGAGTCGGTTGCATCCTCGTCTTCCCGCTCTATGGCCAGGTCCGCGCGCTCCGCGTCGAGGCGCTGCCCAGCCGCCGTGGCCCGCCCGCGGAGGCAGCTACGCTTTACACCCCCCTCGAAATCCAAAGGCCCAACCCCGTTGACGGCATAGAATCCGGGGCATAG